TTCTCTTATTTTTTCTAGGGTCCATGGTCTTTTACTGCTTTTTCCGTATTCTGAAATTAAAAGAcgtatttttgtcaattttgtaaaataataattacaaagtGTCCAATATGAAATGTTTAgaataatgtaactttttttagctaaattaataatatttattagtttatctCCACCACTAGCTAATGTAAAAGCTAATGTTATAGGTCTTCATGCTACTAATACTTGTGCAATAAGCCTTCCCCCCATAAAAACGCAGAAAGACGTGAAATTACATTGAATTTTGCGCCCCCTCCCATAAAAACACAGAGACACATgaaattatattgaattttgcatattttagtGCTTAAGATTATTAGTCAAAAAGTGATATTTGGAAATTATTTGAACTATATTACAATATGCATAGGCATATTAAAAAAGCCTAGACGTATTACAATACGACTGATTTTACAATAAGCCTGcgacatatataaatatataattttttttgtatgcttTATTGTAAGCGAAACATGTAATCTttgggaaataataattttcataaattaattcttgtCGCAAGGGTTaagttttctaataattgtggcatattaataattaaaaattaaaattggaatGTATTAATTAGAGTTCTATTAAAGAGAAAAGTGCCAAAAATCTTTTCTTCAACAATTCCACACCATAGATTCAATATCCAACGAGATTGATGGCTAACTTCATTCATTTATTGAGGACTATTATCACATCAGTCATGATATGTCAATTAACTTTACCATTGCTGGTAAATGAGGCTTCATCTATCTATAGGTCTTTATCCATAAAACGGCGATCATCCCTCATCATGCTAAGAAGACAATGACAATAATTTAGGCGTTTTTCGAAATAAGGCATGGTACACAGCAAAGGGATAATAATACATGTTaaaatccattaaaattttataaataaaactaactgAGTGTCTCAAATCCCTGAAAATTTCGCGAATAATaacatgtaaataaatataaatacaagctaaaaattcttaaattttcgaCTTATTTCCTTCCTGTGATTACTTATTTGAGTCAAAATTTCTTGGACTCTTCTCTAAGTCGTCTTTCTAATCGAGTAAATACGTGTCTGTAATAATAGGTCCGAATGCGAGTTGTGGTACTGTAGAGCATACTATATTCCTAAGGCTAtgaccctattttaaaagcacTCAAAATATACATGTAACCTACCCAACAGCTCTTTATTTGTAAAGGGCGTTTTTACTTTCGTAGTAATATTAAGAAGTAATCTTTCTTTTACACGACAGTAAACAAACCAAAATGATAGTTACTCCTTTCATTAAGCCGCATGGTTCGATATGACTTACTGGATAATctggatattaaaaaaactattcataataataaaaatgtcgATATGCGGTTTTGCCAAAGTTCAGATTTTATAATTTGCAATAatctagttttataattttcaagataACGCATACCGATCTATGGAAATTTAAGAGAAATTTCAGGAAAATTCTAGCAAAAGTGAACTGCGCCATCtaactttttttaacttacCTATTTAACTAACCTATGTGActacaaaatttcattaaaaggtaaaaattatcttttatatgACACCttgttcataaaattttattaagaagtgaAAATGCAGAATTCCCTTTGTTCCAAATAGGCTTGGCAGGATCTTTCTACTTGCGGGTGgattaaaacacaaaaagttcaattttacaactttaatgtGATGGTTAAGTTTACGTTATAGTGGACTGTAACAGAGAGAGATCGAAAGGTAGAAACCCCTCCCAATCGCGACGGCTCCGTTGAGCTGAACGCGTGAACAACGCAATATTATGTTTTCTTTCACTCTTACACAAAGAGCGCGTGGAGATTGTTGAAGTGACGACGATCGCTTCTCCCTTCGAGTGCCGAGCCGTAGTAAGCTACGAAATGTCAATGTCTATCTACGATAGATGACGATTAAACAtaacagtggcgtaacataattaattatatacttGAAAGTACTAAGGTATCTTTCAACAACTTGATTGATTAAAGAAAGGAGAAAGGTCACGCAACTTAAAACAAAGaggttacaaaataaataacttaaattactaacaaaaaattaccgtgaggtaattaaaaattgatacaAGTATATTATCTAATtaacttaagtaaataaaaaataaagtgttattaatttgcttataaaatCAAGTAAAAGTCTTAAGTCATTTTAGAAGCCTTGAATTCGCTCATCTGAAATAGGTAGAGGACAGATCTTAACGATACTGCGTTTAAAAACATTCCCGTTTGCAACACGAACACTAACAACACGTGTTATACCGTCCTTCCCGGGATGAAGATTGACAATTCTTGCAAGAGTCCATTTGGAAGGTGGGCTGTTCTCTTCCTTCAGTAAAACAAGAGAGTCTTGAAGGCTTCCAGGATCGGTCTTAAAGCGCCATTTTGATCGCTCGTGGAGGGTATGTAAGTACTGCTCTGACCATCTGCGCCAGAAATGTTGCGCTAAAGATTGCAGCATGTGGTACCGGTTCAATCTGTTGATTGGCGTAGTCTCCAAATCAATATCAGGTACCAGGTTTAAAGGATGGCCGACAAGGAAGTGTCCGGGAGTCAGAGATTCAAAATCATTGGGATCATTAGTAAGAGGTAAAAGGGGACGTGAGTTCAACACTGCTTCCACCTGAACTATGAAAGTGTAAAACTCCTCATAAGTGAGGGGATTGTCATTTGATATTACCCGCCGGAGGTGATGCTTAAACGATTTCACCACACTTTCCCATAACCCCCCAAAATGCGGAGAAACAGCAGGGTTAAAATGAAACTGAATCATGTTATTTCTAGCATATTCTTCAAACTCGGGGGATTGATTAAGCTTATAAATTTCCTGTAACTCACCATTAGCCCCAACGAAATTTGTGCCATTGTCACAATACAGGTGCTGACATAAGCCACGTCGAGAAACGAAACGCCTGAGCATGGCCAGAAAACCGCGAGTAGTCAAATCTGACACCAACTCTAGGTGGACAGCCTTGGTGgctaaacaaacaaatatacataagtaggcttttataaattttcggTTTCGAAGTTTTGAATCTTTTATCATGAAATACCCAGCATAATCCATACCGGTATGCGTGAACGGTCTAGAAGGAGTTACTCGAGGTTTAGGTAGATCTCCCAGCAGGGTACTTAAAGGTTTAGGATTTTGTTTGTAACAAGTAATGCATTTGTGAATTACAGTTTTCACAGCAGATTTTCCTTGAATGGGCCAAAATGTTTGTCTCACGAAAGACAATGTGGCCTGTGTACCAGCATGGAAATTTTTCTCATGAGTATGAAGGATGATTAAACAAGTAAATGGGTGTCTTTTTGGTAAGAGTATAGGATGTTTGGACTCATAGTCGAGAGAAGAGTATTCGAGCCGTCCTCCTACTCTCAGTATTccgtttttatcaataaatggaTTTAAAGCCTTTAATTTACTTTGAGAACGCAAacgatttttattctttaaatctcGTAGGTCAGAAGCAAATTCTTCTTCTTGAGTTATGATTACTAAAATGGTTAAGGCATGATTACGTTCAAATAACGTTAATTGTCCTATCTGACGTGTAGGTTTAGGTAACCTTAGATTCTGATAAAATCTAAAGCAATAAGCGACTACatttataagtttattataattcgaaaatagttcaaaaatagaaactttaGGCACAGTTGAAGCAAGTATGATTGACTTAGGATTCATTTCGAGGGTGTCATTGTCGAAAACCTTGCGTGAGTAGTTGGAAATATGAGTATCTGTGGGCCAATATTCTGCGGGTTGACATAAAAATGATGGACCTTGCCACCACAAAGTACAAGATTTAAGCTCTTGAGGACTCATACCTCTTGATATTATATCAGCAGGGTTTTGATTCGATGTGATGTGATGTGATGCCAATCATCTATATCAGTAGTTTTCTGGACTTCAGATACACGGTtacaaatatatgtttttagttGCCTTGGTTGTTGGGAAAGCCAGCATAATACAATTGTGGAGTCAGTGTAGTAGTACACCTTGTTTGGCTTACAATTCAGAGATTTTAGGATTTTGTCCATTAGCCTGGAGAGAAGTAAAGCTCCGCATAGCTCAAGGCGCGGCAATGATACAGCCTTTAAAGGAGCTACGCGACTTTTGGCAGAAAGTAAGTTGACGGAAATATTTCCTAGGGAGTCCAGGGTACGGACATAAACACATGCGCCAAAGGCATTTATCGAAGAATCACTGAAACCATGGAGTTCCaggtaagtataatttttaatggttaCTTGGCGTGGAATTTTGAAATACTCAACGAGTGACAAGTGGtaagtaaaatttttccatattcTAAAAATGTCTACAGGTACGGGATCATCCCAGCCAAGTTTAAGAAGCCAAAGCTTCTGCAAAAGAAGTTTTACTTGCAAGATCATAGGTCCAAGGAGACCGAGAGgatcaaatatttgagaaatCAGTGAAAGGATCACACGCTTGGTTACAATATTGGTATTTAGTTTAAAGGTAGAATTATAGATAAAGTTATCTTGTTCTGGATTCCAGGATATGCCTAGAGTTTTGTGATGATGGGTTGCATCTAAAGCAAGggatttatttacattatttacagGGTCATCCATGTCAGATAAGATTGTCTTAGAGTTTGAATAGAATTTCCTTAAATCTAGACCataggatttaaaaatatttacaaggtTGTTACGGATATTTAAAAGGGATTCTTCAGTAGATGAGCCGGTTATTCCGTCATCGACgtcaaagtcatttttaatGATATTGCTTTCAATTGGATATGACTCAGAGATATCGTATGAAATTTGCCTTAGGCAACGTGTGGCTAGAAAGGCACTGCTTGACATGCCGTAGGTTATAGTATTTAATTCATAATGGAGAAGTGGTTTTTGAGGTTCATTGCGCCATAAAATGCGTTGAAGGCATCGTTGGTTAGGATCAATTAAAAATTGCCAGTACATCTTGGCGATGTCTCCAGTTAAAACATAGTTGTGTTCTCGAAAACGCAGTAGAATGGTAAATAGATCATTTTGAACAGTGGGTCCAATTTTGAGGCAATCATTAATAGCAAAACCGGAAGAAGAAGCAGATGAGCCATCAAACACAACTCGGAGCCGTGTAGTTAGGCTATCGGACTTTTCAACGCAGTGGTGAGGTAAGTAATAGGCTGGATAAGAAAGGTGAGTATCATTTATCGGGTTAATTTCGGACATATGTCCGAGAGAAATGTATTCAGAGATAAAATCagagaaagatttttttatttcagggtTTTTAGCAAGTTTTTGTTCTAGGCTGTTAAAACGCTTAAGTGCGGTTTGTAAAGAGTCTCCAAGTATAAACACATTGGAGTTAAGAggtagatttaaaataaatcttcctGCAGGATCCCGGCGTGTGGTAGACTGAAAATGGTTTTCACACTCTGTTTCCTCCagagaataattattattgatttgaaGTTGTTCGGTGGTTTCTTCAGAGTTCCAAAAAAGTTCTAGACATTTCTGAAGAGCATTATCGGAGGTGGTGCAGGTTAAAGCATTTGAAGTCTGAGGTTGGagatttaagttaaataatgaTACAGGAATAGGTCCACTTACAGCCCATCCAAGTTTGGTGTCTTGTAAGATAGGTTTGTATTTGCCGAGTTTAATTTGGCTAGGTTTAAGTAGGCTATAGAAAATTTCTGCACCTAAAAGTAGGTCAATAGatgcagaatttaaaaattcttgatcAGCAAGAATAAGATCACTTGGGATATTTAGGTTGGAAGCATTGATTGATAATTGAGGGATTGGTTGGGTTATTCTAGGTATAACTAAGGCAGATACCttgaaagtaaaattattaggaagagcctttattttaatttgggtTCGTTTAGAAATAGTGGTTTGGTTTTGGCTTATTCCAGTGACGGACATGTTAATAGGATAATAAGGTAAGTTTAGTTTATTAAATAGGTTTTGGGTTAATAAATTGGATTGACTTCCATTATCTAGGATAGCCTTGCATTTTATAGGTTGGTTGTTTTTATCGAAAACTTCTACGAGGGCTGTAGAAAGCAGAATAAATGAGTTTTGGCTTGCATTTGAACAATAAAGATTTTAAGAGTTATTTGTGGTAGTAGATGGATTAGTTAAATCGATATGATCATCGTCAATTGGCTGGATAAATGCGGTATTTGTAGAAGTAGAAGGTCTTGAGTAGCCGGTGTTAGGTTGAGTATTAGACTGAGGTTGAGTATTGCATTGAGCAGTAGGTTGAGTGTCTTGAGAATGTGTGAGTTTAGTTTGCATGTGTAGCAATGAATGGTGCTTACCTTTGCAGACTCGACAAGAATATGAAGACTTACAGTCACCTTGACGGTGTCCAGGACGTAGACCGTTGGTGCACAGGTTGGCACGCTTAGCTTCCGAAAATCTATTGGCTACTGGTGAGTCATGAAATTTTCGGCAGGAGTATATAAAATGGTTTTCTTTACATAAGACACAATTAGGGTAATTATTTGAGGTAAGTAAAGTTTTACGTTCGTATTTAGATtcatatttttcaggtttttggagttttttattgcttaatttaaaatcaaaagattCGAGGAATCGGCAACCTTgcgataaaaagtttaaaaagtcaCTAGTTTTAGGTTTGTCAATACTACGTGAAAATAATTCCCATTCCTTACGACTATTTAAGTCTAGTTTcatggtaagtaaataaattattaggcTACACCACTGGTAAACAGGTTCTCCCAAGTTTTGTAAGGATTTGTAATTGCTTTGAAATCCATCTAAGAGTTTTCTAAGACTTTCGTGAGATTCGTCCCTTACTTGGTTAAGATCAAAGATGCATTTAATATGTGAATGTATTATagcctttttattttcaaagcgCTCTTGTAATAGAGACCAGGCGGTGTTGTAATTACTTTCGGTGGTAGCTAAAGAGTTAATGAGTTGAGCAGCCTCGCCCTGCAAACTcgattgtaaataataaaatttttctttgttattaatttgtgaatttttttcgaTAAGCGAGATAAACGTGTCCTTAAAGTTGGTCCACGTTTCGTATGAACCACTAAATTTTGGTAAAGGGATAGGAGGTAGGCGTGGGCCATACTGGGTACCAGATAGAAAAAATGGTGAATGCACAGGGGAACTAGAATTCGCGTTTTCGTCCGAATTTGGTGTTTGCGCGGCAATAATTTTCTCTAGAATTAATTTACCTTGAgaaatattgtcaaaatataaattttcaaattcctcTCTTTCCTGGCCCTGCTCATTCGCTTCGTCAAACTGATTTTTAATGCATAGTTGCTCAATATCAAGCTGAATAGATTCAAAATCGGTATTTAAAGATTCAATTCTGTTAAGTCGGGCGCTTAGGTCAATTTTTAGACGTGGGTCATTTAGGGTTAAGCACTTAGTTTCCAAAAAACTGTGAAAACGGTTAATTTGGTTAGTTATGGCATCACGGCGAGCCACTAGATTATTATAAAGATCGACTTGACGTTTGAGCTCGGCTTGTTCAGAATCATTTTCACTAGAGTTAGCGTTTACCTGCTTAGTGTTTCGTTTGGGCATTTTAAAGGAGTCGTATAGGatttaaagcataaaaaaatcgaataacacacacaaggacagtttttttattttaaatatacgatGTTAAAATGACAAAATTGGTTAGTATTTgcataaaaatgcataaaaatcacaccaaaatagcaataaaatagAACATGTAGTTATTTACTGTGTGATTTTACTATAAGCCactcataaattaatttattaaatgctGAACAATCggtataataaagaaaattatatagaaCATTGGTTAAAAAACGCTAATAAAggtttgaaatataattaaatatcacCGGAATTGTTCAAGTGACAGCAGCATTAAAATTTCATAGGATTTATTAGTATAAAATGATTTGGAAAGGACTGACCTGACATTGCAGTAGGTGTGCAATACAAAATCCAGTTCACTCCATTGGCACTAATGCATGGGTAGCTTCAAGTGCTCGAGAACACGTATTTGAACGTATAAAAACGCACCGGGTGGCGATGGCGTCGGCTTCGGTTTTACAAAGTAGCGGCTTGCTTGATAAATAGGGTAATATCCGGCTTTAAGGACCATATGACAATGCAGAATTCCCTTTGTTCCAAATAGGCTTGGCAGGATCTTTCTACTTGCGGGTGgattaaaacacaaaaagttcaattttacaactttaatgtGATGGTTAAGTTTACGTTATAGTGGACTGTAACAGAGAGAGATCGAAAGGTAGAAACCCCTCCCAATCGCGACGGCTCCGTTGAGCTGAACGCGTGAACAACGCAATATTATGTTTTCTTTCACTCTTACACATAGAGCGCGTGGAGATTGTTGAAGTGACGACGATCGCTTCTGCCTTCGAGTGCCGAGCCGTAGTAAGCTACGAAATGTCAATGTCTATCTACGATAGATGACGATTAAACAtaacagtggcgtaacataattaattatataagtaAAAACTGTTCAAGAAGTATATAAGATTTAgccattaaatattaaattgctaAATATTAATCTTAACGGAATTCATAGAAAATTTACCCCAGGTTTCCAATAGCGTTATCAAACTTATAtgttaatttagtaattttggtcaaatttaaatattgtatatttactataattttacggccatttttcaacttaaaaagatttttagaGGATTCCTCGTTGgcatttttgttataatttgtattttttaactgTCTTAAAGGTCAAAGATTCTTGAGATATAATAGATAGTCTATACCATTAAGTGCACACTTCCTAAATATTGACCCTAATCAATTATGAATTCGCTAAAAGTTctcaagtaaataaattaattcctACGCTTATCTATACGCAAATCTTATGAATCCTTGTAAGGGCCCATGTTGCATAACCCTTATCGGTGTCGAAACCTAATACCGTTAAACCcgaacacaatacataaaatacgTCTTACCTATTTTGCGGTTTCTGTAAACCTCAACGAGGGTGTTTCGATTATTTCCCCAGTAGTATTATATTAGGAATATGAATTAGTTCAATGTAAcgagaatataatataaactctATAGTGCATcctatatgaaattttttttaacatttatttctattttataagCCTTTAGGTAAAATGCCAAACGAATTTCTATTGCAATATACGATATGACAGATTTGTTCATATTAACGATTATTAGGAATTCAATgtgtgtatttaaaacttacttaaCTTATGTTGAAAAAACGTTGAAAATATTGGATGGAAGCATCTAAATATTACCTGTAGCCGGAATATTGACTTTCTGGAAAATTCATAAtacatgtcaatttttttttccttacttaattattagaaagatttttagtatttataggACAGCTGCTATAATGAAATTCGagaaataaattgattttaaattaattataaatagttAGTAGAGCAAGCCataatattattgtttcttTCACTGTAGAAATAACTATCGTAATATTAGAAGTagctaataattaataaataaaatatttttaaaaatcaaaaaataaaaatatattaatacttagaatattactaatttatattttatttctctgtggtaagaaaaaaatcaactacTTGTGAAGTACTTCCTTTAGAGGGCCACTAAAACTAAAAGCAGCTAATATCAAATCAATAGAGTAATATCAGTAATATCAAATTCTTGAAATCGAAGGATTTGTGTCCTCAATCCAAGATCAGtttttttaagtcatcttgATAAAGGAGTAAACACGTCCCCAAAATGATGCATCCGAATACAAATTGGGGTACTGTAAAGCATATTCTCTTAAAGCTCTCGCTAAATTTCTGCCACTAGAAATTACCTTAAATATATTGTTATAGATCCTGCCGTAGTAGATGATAGATGTCTCCGGTTGCCAGAAACAATACAGCACATTACAGCAGGTTGAATATCCCTTGCTGACACTAAAATATTTCCATCCTCAGAACTGTAAAGACAAGATAATCTACTAGGAACTTGCTCAGAAGTTGTAGCTTAGGCAATGCAATGTGCCTCAGTAGCAATATATCCCCGAAAATATTGTACTAGGATAGAAGTGTTATTACAGATAGAACTAGTCCGGTTAATCGACCAGATATCATTATAGTTGACAATGGACAAAAAAAGACTTTTCTAATAGATACTGTTGTGCCTAATACAAAATCTACAAGAGgctacaaattattttattttattataatattagtttACAATTTCTTATAACCAAGACATATTACAATGcaattaaatgagaaaaaactcTCGATAGAAACGAAGTATTAGTAAGTAACTGTGTAATATTTGCGTTATTATAAGTAAGGGGTATATTTCTCTTATTTAGAGCATGCTCTATTTAGAAAATTCCACTCCgccaaaattgttttaatattcgataaaggttaaaaatagattcgaaagaaataataataacttattattaaattattaaggtacataaataaatatttaaaccagATCTCAGCAACATCATAAATAGCAAATAAATAGTtggatttaaaaacaaaaataagtttCACTATAATAAATAGGTCCTATTTAACACCTATAAGAGACttaacaaatgtaaaaaaaattcctgataTATTcatattactaaaataaattcatactCAACATCACACTTGCTGAGTTTCATCCGCATTTAAGATATTTCATccaatactttaaaataaatagcagGATAGAGGAAAATCCACATTACTCATAGCCACGATCTCATATGAGAAAGATCGTTTGAAAGTCTCTTTCTTATGTAAACCTACTAAAATAATCAAAGTATTTTTGTATAGTTTAGGTTTAAATTACAAACATAGGAatgaaaaaaaacacttttgatgacaaactattatttaaattattattcacttaatattagaaaataatttactatCCTACTAAAGTACCGCTGATATCAATAAATTACCTTAAAATATCCATAAGCCCTTCCTGAAGTGCAGTTTTCTATCCATTACAACTTCCAATCTtttgcaatttgtttttgtggtTATTAGGTCAATAACAATATTAGAAGTATTGTGTGGAAGAGACTTTTTAGCAAATATCGTATGTGCCGATTTAGAcactgatttttaaaaagtgtcctTTTAATTTAACATCTGACTTAtggaaatctataataatatctttaagTGGTATAAATGCATAATAAAGCTGTACATTATCcaacgtattaaaaaaattgcataatgCTTCCATGAAGGAATGCCTTGCTCACcgccatattaaataaaatagaataatcTTACTTACTGCGTTCTACTCAAAAGATATAAAGCTAAAAGGCAGCTAAAAGCATCAGTctgtgaaaaaataataaaagactaTAACtgatatattttatacagtTTAGTTATGTAAGAATCTCTGCTTTGGTTTGATCTAAGAACTTTAGTAAATCATCGTTACTGCTGACATTGCTGCTACACATGCGTATTAAAATCAAAAGCCTAATTGATTCATAACAGTAAACTCATCCAATACATTCATGTTTCCTTGCTAAaggaaaatatgaatttaaattaatttgcagtttttagcttttttgcATCAATATCGCTAAATTTATCGcactaatgtttaaaaattctgcaaatTTAATACAATGCAATTCCAATACaacttaaatacaaaattatgcACATTTTTTATATGTGGAAAACCAAAATCTTGCATATTATAGgaactttttaattattgttttatttaaaatcaaatattattgtCAGAGTTTAAGTCTagtgcaaaatagtaaaaagttcttcattttaataattatttatggctagtcctatggttggaatcTTTTGTGTAACACAATCACCAAATACTgatataatattctttataagaaaatgtatatattatttttttgaaaagggGAAGTTTACTTCATGCAAATAAATGCATGTGGTGTTCTTTCATTTAACCTTTAGGTCACTagcaaataaaagtaataattagaTCCTTATAATTTAGCAAAATATGAAATAAGacatttatgaaattaaaagtaaaatgtaaTATTGCCTTAAAAAACGATACTAtactttaaagttatttaataaactcaAACATAATGTTTACAAGTCCATGCTCCACAACtaattcataacttaaaaaattctgtAATTGAGTTGACTGATTTGAGAAAGAGAGGAAGGGCATTATAGATTTTGCTGTTTGGATATGTAAAGTATCTTTTATACGTTACCAGTCCATGTAGgagtaaactaaaaatataattaaaatgtatatttaattaattttttctgataaaaataaaacatcttttaCTATTTAATGATATAAATGTGTacgatattaattttttaatgattttattatcggtaaacaaaatgtttttattattgtacgGTCACTTTAATTAATACATGGCCTTCCTTATTGATAccaaaatttgctttttaaatctCAGTTGGTTTAGTCCTTAAGTTTTTACCTTATCACCAAACTTAATCTTCTTCT
The genomic region above belongs to Anthonomus grandis grandis chromosome 6, icAntGran1.3, whole genome shotgun sequence and contains:
- the LOC126737623 gene encoding uncharacterized protein LOC126737623, translating into MSPQELKSCTLWWQGPSFLCQPAEYWPTDTHISNYSRKVFDNDTLEMNPKSIILASTVPKVSIFELFSNYNKLINVVAYCFRFYQNLRLPKPTRQIGQLTLFERNHALTILVIITQEEEFASDLRDLKNKNRLRSQSKLKALNPFIDKNGILRVGGRLEYSSLDYESKHPILLPKRHPFTCLIILHTHEKNFHAGTQATLSFVRQTFWPIQGKSAVKTVIHKCITCYKQNPKPLSTLLGDLPKPRVTPSRPFTHTGMDYAGYFMIKDSKLRNRKFIKAYLCIFVCLATKAVHLELVSDLTTRGFLAMLRRFVSRRGLCQHLYCDNGTNFVGANGELQEIYKLNQSPEFEEYARNNMIQFHFNPAVSPHFGGLWESVVKSFKHHLRRVISNDNPLTYEEFYTFIVQVEAVLNSRPLLPLTNDPNDFESLTPGHFLVGHPLNLVPDIDLETTPINRLNRYHMLQSLAQHFWRRWSEQYLHTLHERSKWRFKTDPGSLQDSLVLLKEENSPPSKWTLARIVNLHPGKDGITRVVSVRVANGNVFKRSIVKICPLPISDERIQGF
- the LOC126737624 gene encoding uncharacterized protein LOC126737624; this encodes MSVTGISQNQTTISKRTQIKIKALPNNFTFKVSALVIPRITQPIPQLSINASNLNIPSDLILADQEFLNSASIDLLLGAEIFYSLLKPSQIKLGKYKPILQDTKLGWAVSGPIPVSLFNLNLQPQTSNALTCTTSDNALQKCLELFWNSEETTEQLQINNNYSLEETECENHFQSTTRRDPAGRFILNLPLNSNVFILGDSLQTALKRFNSLEQKLAKNPEIKKSFSDFISEYISLGHMSEINPINDTHLSYPAYYLPHHCVEKSDSLTTRLRVVFDGSSASSSGFAINDCLKIGPTVQNDLFTILLRFREHNYVLTGDIAKMYWQFLIDPNQRCLQRILWRNEPQKPLLHYELNTITYGMSSSAFLATRCLRQISYDISESYPIESNIIKNDFDVDDGITGSSTEESLLNIRNNLVNIFKSYGLDLRKFYSNSKTILSDMDDPVNNVNKSLALDATHHHKTLGISWNPEQDNFIYNSTFKLNTNIVTKRVILSLISQIFDPLGLLGPMILQVKLLLQKLWLLKLGWDDPVPVDIFRIWKNFTYHLSLVEYFKIPRQVTIKNYTYLELHGFSDSSINAFGACVYVRTLDSLGNISVNLLSAKSRVAPLKAVSLPRLELCGALLLSRLMDKILKSLNCKPNKVYYYTDSTIVLCWLSQQPRQLKTYICNRVSEVQKTTDIDDWHHITSHRIKTLLI